The nucleotide sequence CACCAGTTCGGCCAACCGGGGGCTGCTCCGGCCCGTAATCCGGGCGATCTCAACGATCGTCAGGTAGTTGGTAAAAGCATAGTGGTAGCCGGGCGACTGTTCGACCCCCATCCCGTCGTGCAAGTAGCCTTTGTCAAGATCTCCGAGCGCCTGATCCACCGCGTAGCTGCGCCATTCATCTGCCCGGACCAGTTCGGGAAAAGCCGAACCCGCCGCGTAAAGCCCCACCATGGCGTAGGCAATCTTGTTGCCCGTCGGCCAGTGACGGCGCTTTGCGTACTCGGCCTGCTCGATGACGGACTTGAGAAAGTTCGTGATATCCTGATCGGTAAATTCCGGCGCCTCCCGAAAAGCCGCAAATGCCTGTGACCATCCGCTACGCAGGCGGATGGCTGCCTTCATTGCGTCCCAGTAGTAGTTCCCTTTGTCATCGGACGGAGGTGGGCACTGCTCGATAAAGCTGCGCAAAAGACCAACCCATGTCGTGGCCACTTCCGGTTCCCCCGTCGCCAAATAAGCCTGGGCAATGCCTCCCCACCAGTACATGCGCGGGAAAAACCCCTCCCGCGCGCCGGGCATTTTTTTGTCGTAGTCGATGGTGTACTTGCCCGTCCAACGCCCTTCCAGCAGCTTGTGCATGAGCAGGTCGCGGGCCGTCTGAATGCCATTTGAGCGCTGCTCCGGGGTCAGCGCGGTACCCTCGCTCGAGCCCTCCCAAACAGGGATCTCCCGCGAGCGGTAATACTCGGCCAGACGGGCCTTGGCCGCGTCATAATCTCCCGCCGCCACTGCCGTCCGTACCGCCGCCATGCCCGGAAACTCCAGGTCGATCTCCTCCGTAAAAAAGCGCTCGTCAGAAAATCGCTGATTGAGGGCGGGAATGTCCGCCGATGGCATCTGCGCCTCCGCCCCTGGGGCCGATACCGCGCACGACAGCCAAAAACAGGCGCATTTTCCAAAGGTGGTCAACAGGGCAAACAAGGGCTTGGGCAATCTCATATAGGCAATAGTTCAAGGCTCATCATTACGTTTCCAATTAATTCATTATAAAACAAAAGTCATACAGATTAGTCATCCACGCCTATGACTAGCGCGGCTTAAATAGAGTCGTAGCCGGCTGCTCAAAGACCGAATGGCTAAATAGTTAAATGGCTAATTGTTGTTTTCTACGTTTCACATCCAACAATTAACAATTAGCCATTTAGCCATTTAGCCATTCAAAGACTGTGGCTACAGTATTTTTTGAAACGCTTTAGGCATAACAAAACAGTATAATGAGAGAACAAACTGAAACGCATGACCATCTCCCTACCCATTCGAAGAACGGTCGATGATCGTTTTTCCGAGGTAGAAGCGCTGCTTGACCGCGATATGCTCGACGCTCTCGGGCACCCCCTTCTCCCAGTTATGCAGGAGCGAGATCAGGCGCTGCGCGGCGATCTCTCCCGTCCGCTGGCTGTCCAGCACCATACCCCCGGTATCCGCCGCCTCGGTCAGCAGGTGAACGCCAAAGGAAACATCTTCGGGGATGCGGATGCCGGCCCGCGTGAGGTCTTCCACCACAGCGCTGCCCGCCGAAACAATGACCCCGTCAATGCGGTTTTTCCGAATCCAGTCGGCGATCGCCTCGATATTCTCGCTCATATCCCCGATGCGCTTGACCAGTTCGGCACCGGGGCGCTTCGCCAGGTAAGCCCGGGCCAGGAACGCACCCAGGATGTGGTGCGCGGTCCGGTCATCAGACTCCTCATCGACGAGCAGGCCGATCCGCTTGTGGCCCAATTCCTCGTACTTGCGGTAAATGGTCTCCACGCCCGAGAAGAGCTCGCCGTGGACGACATGGAACTGCGGCTCAATCAGCGAAAACCCCAGCGAGACGGCGGCGAAGTCACTCAAGTCCAGGTCGATCCGGGTATCCGGAAGCTGTTGCGGCGCGAGAATCAGGCCCTCGATTCCGCGCGAGCGGAGCATGGTGCGGAAGCGCTCCGGGGCCATCTCAGGGTTTGCCAGCCAGTGTGTTTCCAGCCGGTAGCCGGAGCGCAGGAGTGCGCGCTTGACCCCCTCGTAAAACTCATAAAAAAGCCGGTGGCGCTTCCAGCCCTCACGCTCTTCGAAGTTCGTCACCCAGGCGATGGTGCCCTTGTAGCTGGGGGTATTTTTCTTGTTGCGATAGGCGGCCAAAGCGCTGAGCCGCGGATCGACACGGTAGCGCGAACGCTCGGCCTCCGCTCTCACACGCTCCTTCACGGCGGGGGAGATTCGGGGGTGGTCCGCCAAGGCGAGAGAGACGGACGACTGGGAAAGCCCCAGCCGCCTGGCCAGATCGCGCTGGGTGACGGGCATGTCCGGAGAACTGTTCATCGCTGCATTAACTTTAAAGTAACTCTGTCCGGGCTCACAGTCCGCTCACTTCCGGCGGAGGAGGGGTTGGAATCGGTGAATCATAGAAGCGCTTGACCTCGATCTTATCCTTACCACCTCGCGCATCGAAAATGAAAAACAGCGTGTTCAAGTCCGGATTGTTACCCCAGACCGTGCTGAAAGCAACCTGCCAGTCATCGTTCGCATATCGGGCCAGCCGCAGGCTCAAGTTGTTATTCTTGTTGGCCTCGGGGTGGATCTCCGCGTAGCCCCCGCGCTTGAGCGAGAAGCGTTCGCCTCCGGACTCACCCACGATCGGGTAGGAGGACATATTGTAGAGGATCGTTTGCCCGCGCTTACCGACAAGGCCGTCCCTCGGGATCGCGGCCAGGCGGTACTTCGCTCCTTCCGTCGCGTCTTTGCTCTCCGAGAAAAGAAGCAGGAAGTTTTTCCCGCCCGCTGGCAACACCGCCGAACCCACCGGATTGTAAAGCGGGGCACCGGTCTCATCCGTCCCCACTCCCGGTTGATAGAAAATGATCTGGTCCCCGACCGCCGTGATTTCGACGGGTGGAGAAACCCGCCGCTTGGAAAGATTGCAGCGGACCCAGCCGCCCCCTTTTGCCTCGCGGACAAATACCGGCTCGGCATGCTCCGAGAGCAGCAGGGTCTTCACGTTGACCTTGCGCGTCGGAAGCGGCTCCTGCTGCGCCCGCAGCGTGAGACCACACAGGCCGACCAGGAGAGAGAGAGCGAAAATAATTGTTCGGTTACTCATAGGGGGTTTTCATGGAACCATTCGAGACTGACAATTTTGAACCGGCGGCCGAAGTCTTTGTTTTCCTGAGTGAGAGCGGTGTCGTCAGGTTCTACAGTCGGAGCGTTGCTCGCGTCCACATATTCCGCCGTCCGCTGGACAATCGCCTGCAGGTAAATGCCCGCGCCGCTCTGCCCAACGACGCTGCCCGGACCTTCACCGTAGACCACGACCTTGAAGGTATCGCCCCGCGTCGTTATCACCGGCCCGATGGCCGAGAGAATGTCGGCCTGCGTCAAGTCGCCAGTGATGCCAGCCCCCTGCTTGATCTCCCCGTCTGCGAACGTCGAAGTGCCCGGCAGCAGATTGGCGTCTTCGAGGCCGTAGTCGGACTCGAAAGTATCATTGATCGTCGTCGCGTCGATCGCGGCCTGCAACGCGCCCACCTTCCCCAATGCTCCGGTGACAAGGCGGCGGTTGACGAAATCAGCGAGGTTCATGAACGGCCCTCGCGCACGAACCTGCGCCACGATCGCGTCCGCCAGCTCCCTCACCTGCTGCTCGGTCAACTCCCAGTGCCCCTGATACCACTCGGCTTCATTCGTGCCGGTCAGCGGCCGGGTGAAGCGAAAGACCGCCCGGCTCATGTCGGGAGAGGCCACCGTCCCGCTGTCGAGATTGTAAACCTGGACATTGGAGTCGGTCAGGCTGCCCAGCAGCGCGGCCCAGGCCTTGGTGGAAGTGGTATTTACATTAAAAGCGCCGTCGATTGTCAGGTACTGGGCGGCGTTGTCATAGGAGTCGATATCGGTAAGTGCCGCCGACCCGCCGTTAATGTTGAGCCGACTGTTCGGAAGAGACATCACTGTGTCCTCCGTTGTGTCATCCGGCAGCGAGGACAGGAAATACCGGTCGAACAACGCCGTGTTCAACAGCCAGCTCAAGTCCATCTGGGTTTCTCCGCCGGAGATCCCCGCCGCGTACGCCACGCTCAAGTGCGGATTGGCCCAGGAATTTCCCAGCGCCAGCGCCGGGAGGTTCGCCCGGTAGCTCAGGTTGGCGTTACGAAACTCGGCCAGGCTCTGCGGGAACGCCCGCGGCAGATCGAAGAGAATAACATTGGACTGGCCCGCCGCCTCGATACTGGTCCCCCAACGGCCTTTCAAGAGATTCCCGTTCGGGGTGCTCTCAAAGTCCTGGTACAGCGGCTCCGTATCCGTCGCGTCGACGGCCCAGTTCGGAGGCTCTTCATCGGCATAATCGGCGGAAAGAATTCCATGATAATAAGCCCGCGGGTTGAACGCAGCAACCACTGGCACCCCCTGGTCATCCTCTTCGCCCGCGTGCTTAAGGCGAATGTCATACCCGCCCATATCGAGCGCACCGATCACAAGTCCTTCATCGATATCGCCGTCCCCATCGGTGTCCAGCGCGATAGGCACATCCTCCGAATAGCCGTTTCCATCGGGTTTATCCAAACCAAAGCCCGACACCTGCTGAATCAGATAAGTACCGCTGGAGTTTCTTTTTGAAAACTGCACCGATGCGCTCTTGGTTGTGTTGCCTTTTGAGTAACTCGAATGCGTATTCCAGTTGAGGCCGATCCAGTCTCCTTCCTGTAAATTTTCAGTCGCATCCGCCGCCACGTATTCAATACCCGCGTTGTCATTGAGATACGGATCAAGCGTGACGAATATCTGCCCTTTGCCGCCCTTGGACAGATTATCAGCCGGAACAAGATCTTTCATCCCGAACGTGCGCGACTCACCCGGCTGGATGACGCGGTCCTCCGGTTCGAGCGCGCTGCCGTCGAGCCGGAAGGTGAAGTAATCACGTCCTGCGTCTGAAATGTCCCGCAAGGTACCGCTGAAGAAGCTGGCACCATTTTTTGTGAAGTTGAAAAACGGCTTGAGGTAAACCTGGAACTCGTAGCCGTCGGACAAGGTAAGCGGAACGTTATAAGGGTTCCACAAGGTCACCCGCGGATAAATCACCAGAGTGAGATTATAGGTGGAGGCGATCGTCCCGCTGCCGGCATTTTCCGAGGCCGTGGCTCGGTAGTACAGTCCGAACCGTGTCATGAGCGGGGCGATGTCATTCTCCCGGGGTTCCTCGTCCGCAAAGAAACCGCCGAAACGCTCGGTGAACTCGGGAGCCTGCGCCTGTAGTTCGGTCTCACGTTCTGGCATGAGGGCGTAGTCGCGCAGGATGTCCCAGCGAGGCACGGTAAAGTCCACGCCGTTCCTCCACGCCTCATCGATGTCATCGGGCTCGATAATGCGTTCGTCTTCCAGCGTATTGCTAAAGACCGTATCATCCTGAAAGGCAGCGGTGAGGTTCTTGCGCAGGCCGCCATGCTGGGTGTCCACCAGCAGGCCATAGCCCTCGGCAGTGTAATGGTGGAAAGTCTCGTCGTAGTAGTCTTGCCGGCTGGCGCCACTACCGTGCAGATCAGCAATCGCGGCGAAGTCCGAGTCCAGCAGCGGCAGCGTCTCCAGGTTATAAACACGGTCCCAGCTCCCCCAGTTCTCAGACTTCCAGACCGTGACGCCGCCCAGCCGCGTGTCCATGTCCAGCGCGTTGGTCTGCGGCAGAAAGACGCGGGCCTTTTCAGTCGCGGTGTCACTCTGACTCTCGCGCCGGTAGGGGTCGTCGATATTGACCTTGGCCTTGAGGCTCTCGTCCGAAATCCAGTAAGCGTATTTTCCATTCGAAAGCCCGCTCCCGCTGTCCACTTCGACCAGAGGGACGGCAACCTGATTCTCAACTCTGGCCGAGTCCTTGCCCACGATCGTCATATTGCTGGCGGGCAGGTTATCATAGGCGTTTTCATTCGCCATCGCGGCGGGATTACCGGAAACCAGCCACCCTAGAAACACTCGCTGCCCCGGATTCTGCGGGTCCCACGAAGATGAATCCCAAACGCCGGTCCAGTAGCGCGTGTTCGTAGCGTCCTCGTCGATCAGCGCGACATTGGCTGTGGCCCGCTGATCTGGCCCGGCCAGACGCTGAAGCTCGCCCAACGCAGTCAACAGACCTAATTCAGCGTTTTTCTTCGCCTCAAGCGTGGCGCGGGAAACCTCGGAAGTCGCGATGTCCACTCGCGTCAAGGTAGCCAAAGACATCAGCAAAAGCAGCACGAACGCCATCAGTGTCAGCGCGATGATGAGAGCGAAACCTTCTTTACTGGCATTTTTGTTAATCATCGGGGCTGAGTTGGGGGACGAAACCCGGTTGTCTATTAGCGAGGATAAAGTTTAGAATCACCGGAGAAAGCAGGGGGTATTAATCCGATGACTCATTAATTCACGGTCTTTTCCAACATGACAAGTAAACCCGTAGAACGCCATCAGTCATACTGATGACATAACGCACACATACGACTCCAACATCCAGCATTACGATCAAATTTCAAATGACTACTAACTGTTTAAAACAAGAGGATTATCCGCAATAAACCACCAAACAAAGATACAACACATCGCCCATAAGCTAATCATAATCGACAGGCTCGGAACGCCTCCGACAGAGCGAGAATGTCTATCCTCAAGACAGAGGCACCCTTTTGTTTACAACTCGATCAACCAACAATTATCACTTACAACTAAGCTCTAACTGATACCAGCGACGCAATATTGCCATAGAGCGGTTAAAAAAACACTGTAGCCACCATAGTTAAATGGCTAAATGACCAATTTTTAATTGTTGGATACGGAACGGAGAAAACAACAATTAGCCATTTTAACCATTTATCCATTCGGCCTCTTTGTGGAGGCTACGAATTTATTTAACCGCCCTAATGCGTTTTGACACCCCGTGCCGTTTCCCCAAATTAAGCCAAAGCCAGCTAACACACTCCATACCTGCCACCCATGAGTACGCCAAATATTGTTATTCTCGATGCTCAGACGTTTCACTTTCCGGACAAAACGCCGTGGGCTCCCATTG is from Ruficoccus amylovorans and encodes:
- a CDS encoding LacI family DNA-binding transcriptional regulator yields the protein MNSSPDMPVTQRDLARRLGLSQSSVSLALADHPRISPAVKERVRAEAERSRYRVDPRLSALAAYRNKKNTPSYKGTIAWVTNFEEREGWKRHRLFYEFYEGVKRALLRSGYRLETHWLANPEMAPERFRTMLRSRGIEGLILAPQQLPDTRIDLDLSDFAAVSLGFSLIEPQFHVVHGELFSGVETIYRKYEELGHKRIGLLVDEESDDRTAHHILGAFLARAYLAKRPGAELVKRIGDMSENIEAIADWIRKNRIDGVIVSAGSAVVEDLTRAGIRIPEDVSFGVHLLTEAADTGGMVLDSQRTGEIAAQRLISLLHNWEKGVPESVEHIAVKQRFYLGKTIIDRSSNG